In Daucus carota subsp. sativus chromosome 4, DH1 v3.0, whole genome shotgun sequence, one DNA window encodes the following:
- the LOC108217499 gene encoding uncharacterized protein LOC108217499 yields MKGRFPTEEDMKGIEHKLPFMSKFDILVEVCRVASELYDQENKSNEGSHEKSWGKRPMRGDHDQENKSNESSDVKAFDVEKSWGKRRVRGDHDQENKSNESTNFKAFFDVEKSWGKRAVSLDHDQENKSNESSNVKAFNIEKSRGKRAVRGDHDQESSKTVWLSSRSRICCISGEELFKRGLKRVEGESSSGFRGNAGRSGSGLDRGKKRKYYGFEDFEVYEKKERVLGKKRTYCGPKDEDFEYSVERKKARKNNFKVRARVVEAAPLPGEFAAEILRLGGNDVKLLIQKNITATDLNASENRFSIPVNQLREEGKDFLTEDEEKTLDRRNAGNGIVPIPVRVLEPNLKRSFINFKKWPMNNSFCYVLCGSWTVMQKNNRLQANTELQVWSFRVNGELNLALVKVPKI; encoded by the coding sequence ATGAAGGGTAGGTTTCCGACGGAGGAAGACATGAAGGGCATCGAGCACAAGCTGCCTTTCATGTCGAAATTCGACATATTGGTTGAAGTTTGTAGGGTTGCTTCTGAGTTATATGATCAAGAAAACAAGAGCAATGAGGGTAGTCATGAAAAATCTTGGGGGAAGAGGCCTATGAGGGGTGATCATGATCAAGAAAACAAGAGTAATGAGAGTAGTGATGTTAAGGCTTTTGATGTCGAAAAATCTTGGGGGAAGAGGCGTGTGAGGGGTGATCATGATCAAGAAAACAAGAGTAATGAGAGTACTAATTTTAAGGCTTTTTTCGATGTCGAAAAATCTTGGGGAAAGAGGGCTGTGAGTCTTGATCATGATCAAGAAAACAAGAGCAATGAGAGTAGTAATGTTAAGGCTTTCAATATCGAAAAATCTCGGGGAAAGAGGGCTGTCAGGGGTGATCATGATCAAGAAAGTAGCAAGACTGTATGGTTGAGTTCAAGATCAAGAATTTGTTGTATCTCAGGAGAGGAGTTGTTTAAGAGGGGGCTTAAGAGGGTTGAGGGGGAGAGTTCTTCGGGTTTTCGAGGCAATGCGGGGAGATCAGGGAGTGGTCTTGATCGTGGGAAGAAGAGAAAGTACTATGGTTTTGAGGATTTTGAGGTTTATGAAAAGAAAGAGAGGGTTCTTGGGAAGAAAAGGACTTATTGTGGCCCGAAAGACGAAGATTTTGAGTATTCTGTGGAGAGAAAGAAGGCTAGGAAGAATAATTTTAAGGTGAGGGCTAGAGTTGTGGAAGCTGCACCATTGCCTGGAGAGTTTGCTGCTGAGATTTTGAGGCTGGGGGGTAATGATGTCAAATTATTGATACAAAAGAATATTACTGCAACTGATTTGAACGCTAGTGAGAATCGGTTTTCGATTCCTGTTAACCAGCTTAGAGAAGAAGGGAAAGATTTTCTTACCGAAGATGAGGAGAAAACGTTGGATCGACGCAATGCAGGCAATGGTATTGTGCCAATTCCAGTTCGGGTCCTCGAGCCTAACCTTAAGAGGTCGTTTATCAATTTCAAGAAGTGGCCTATGAATAATTCGTTTTGTTATGTTTTGTGCGGCTCTTGGACTGTGATGCAGAAGAATAATCGTCTTCAAGCTAACACGGAGTTACAAGTATGGTCGTTTCGGGTTAATGGAGAATTGAATTTGGCATTGGTGAAAGTCCCTAAAATATAA
- the LOC108216283 gene encoding CBS domain-containing protein CBSX5 — translation MAVRLLNYVVADLCLGKPPLKSLPASVTVAEALTALKTFEENYISVWSCKDNQDGIDEIEEVDEDCVCIGKVCMVDIICFLANEENLSSPAEALASPLSALLTPAPGIVRHVEPSSSLLDAIDLILQGTQNLVVPIKTSSRRNLSNSSTHNGGEYCWLTQEDVIRFLLSSIGLFSPVSARTVESLGIISPDFLAVWYHSPASTAIGAISQALAEQTSVGVVDDNGILVGEISPFTLAGCDESVAAAIATLSTGDLMSYIDCGGPPDDIIKLVKETLKERNYEGTLEEFEVFSPNISSSNSSSSEDDESSASPITPFTRPGRYSKSRSYSARMVPKAEAIVCHPGSSLVAVMIQALSHRVSYVWVIEDDCRLIGIVTFTNMLAVLREHFHSMS, via the exons ATGGCAGTCCGTCTCCTCAACTACGTCGTAGCTGATCTCTGTCTCGGCAAGCCGCCTCTCAAGTCCCTCCCGGCCTCTGTCACGGTGGCAGAAGCCTTAACAGCCCTCAAGACTTTCGAGGAAAACTACATCAGTGTCTGGAGCTGCAAGGATAATCAAGATGGTATTGATGAGATTGAGGAGGTTGATGAGGACTGTGTTTGTATCGGAAAGGTGTGCATGGTTGATATCATATGCTTTCTTGCGAATGAAGAGAACTTGAGCTCTCCGGCTGAGGCCTTGGCCTCTCCTCTCTCGGCTCTGTTGACACCGGCTCCTGGGATTGTTAGGCATGTGGAACCCTCGTCGAG TTTGTTGGATGCAATTGATCTTATACTTCAAgggactcaaaatctggtggttCCTATCAAGACCAGCTCTAGGAGAAATTTGAGCAATTCGAGTACTCACAATGGAGGGGAGTACTGCTGGCTGACTCAGGAGGATGTGATCAGGTTCTTGTTGAGCTCAATTGGCCTCTTCTCCCCGGTTTCAGCGCGGACAGTTGAGTCACTAGGCATCATCAGCCCGGACTTTTTGGCGGTGTGGTATCACTCCCCTGCCTCGACAGCTATCGGAGCCATCTCTCAGGCCCTTGCTGAGCAGACTTCTGTTGGAGTTGTGGATGACAATGGAATTCTGGTTGGGGAGATTTCTCCTTTCACCCTTGCTGGCTGTGACGAGAGTGTGGCAGCTGCCATCGCGACTCTGTCGACTGGGGACCTGATGTCCTACATCGACTGTGGAGGTCCCCCTGACGACATCATAAAACTCGTCAAGGAGACACTCAAGGAGAGGAACTATGAGGGAACGTTGGAGGAATTCGAGGTCTTTTCCCCCAACATTTCCTCATCAAACTCGTCGTCCTCTGAGGACGACGAGTCCTCAGCCTCCCCGATCACGCCTTTTACCAGGCCGGGGAGGTACAGCAAGTCAAGAAGCTACTCAGCCAGGATGGTGCCAAAGGCCGAGGCCATTGTCTGCCATCCTGGCAGCTCTCTTGTTGCTGTCATGATCCAGGCCCTTTCTCACCGTGTCAGCTATGTGTGGGTCATCGAAGATGACTGCCGCCTCATCGGAATCGTCACATTCACCAACATGCTGGCAGTGCTCAGAGAACATTTTCACTCAATGTCTTGA
- the LOC108217500 gene encoding probable 2' cyclic ADP-D-ribose synthase BdTIR, which produces MHRSPAMRMLQQQLISQKYLRTQMSQNVAAALPPKASCDVFINHRSIDTKRSISSLLYDHLRWLGIRAFLDNKNMKPGDKLFEKINGGIMSCKVGVLVFSPTYCESYFCLHELALMMESGKKVIPIFCDVKPSELRVVDKGSCSHAEVQRFSSALEEAKHTVGIAFDSSKGNWSDVVQDAANIVVERLMESEDEEGLQAQFKQLPSGHKTWA; this is translated from the exons ATGCATCGATCCCCAGCCATGAGAATGCTACAACAACAGCTTATAAGCCAAAAGTATCTGAGAACCCAAATGAGCCAAAATGTGGCAGCTGCATTGCCCCCTAAAGCATCTTGCGATGTTTTTATTAACCATAGAAGCATTGACACCAAGAGATCGATCTCTTCATTGTTGTATGATCATCTGCGCTGGCTTGGTATCCGCGCTTTCTTGGATAACAAGAACATGAAGCCGGGGGATAAGCTGTTTGAGAAGATAAATGGGGGGATTATGAGTTGTAAAGTTGGGGTTTTGGTTTTTTCACCAACTTATTGTGAGTCATACTTCTGTCTGCATGAACTTGCCTTAATGATGGAGTCTGGGAAGAAGgttattcctatattttgtgatgttAAGCCTTCAGAACTCCGCGTTGTGGACAAGGGAAGCTGTTCACACGCGGAGGTGCAGAGGTTTAGTTCCGCGCTTGAGGAGGCTAAGCACACTGTAGGGATTGCATTTGATTCCTCAAAAGG GAACTGGTCTGATGTGGTTCAAGATGCTGCCAATATCGTGGTCGAGAGGTTGATGGAGAGCGAGGATGAAGAAGGATTGCAGGCTCAGTTTAAGCAACTCCCTTCTGGTCATAAGACCTGGGCTTAG
- the LOC108219384 gene encoding protochlorophyllide reductase, chloroplastic — protein MALQAASFLPSSFSINKEGKANVSLKETSLFGVTFSDSLRTDFSSLRTRRGCRQISQTGAIRSQAVATTPSVNRATGEGKKTLRKGSVIITGASSGLGLATAKALAETGKWHVIMACRDFLKAERAAKSAGMPKENYTIMHLDLASLDSVRQFVETFRRSERPLDVLVCNAAVYFPTAKEPTYTADGFELSVGTNHLGHFLLSRLLLDDLNKSDYPSKRLIIVGSITGNTNTLAGNVPPKANLGDLRGLAGGLNGMNSSAMIDGAEFDGAKAYKDSKVCNMLTMQEFHRRYHEETGITFASLYPGCIATTGLFREHIPLFRTLFPPFQKYITKGYVSEAESGKRLAQVVSEPSLTKSGVYWSWNKDSASFENQLSEEASDVEKARKVWEVSEKLVGLA, from the exons ATGGCTCTTCAGGCTGCTTCTTTCCTTCCCTCTTCTTTCTCCATCAACAAAGAG GGCAAGGCCAATGTTTCTTTGAAGGAAACTAGTCTTTTTGGAGTTACATTTTCTGACAGTCTCAGGACTGACTTCAGCTCTCTGAGGACCAGG AGGGGTTGTAGGCAAATATCACAGACCGGAGCTATAAGATCACAAGCAGTGGCGACGACTCCTTCTGTCAACAGGGCGACAGGCGAAGGCAAGAAGACCTTGAGGAAGGGAAGTGTGATCATTACTGGAGCCTCCTCAGGGTTGGGCTTGGCCACGGCCAAGGCACTGGCGGAAACAGGCAAATGGCATGTGATTATGGCCTGCAGGGACTTTCTCAAGGCCGAAAGAGCAGCTAAATCAGCTGGCATGCCTAAGGAGAATTACACAATAATGCATTTGGACCTAGCGTCGCTTGATAGTGTTAGGCAGTTTGTAGAGACGTTTAGGCGATCAGAGAGGCCGCTTGATGTGCTTGTTTGCAATGCAGCAGTGTATTTCCCTACTGCTAAGGAGCCTACTTACACAGCTGATGGATTTGAACTTAGTGTTGGGACTAACCATTTGGGCCATTTCTTGCTTTCAAGATTGCTGCTCGATGACTTGAACAAATCTGATTACCCGTCCAAGAGACTCATTATTGTTGGTTCCATCACAG GCAACACAAACACATTGGCCGGGAATGTACCTCCAAAGGCCAACCTGGGAGACTTGAGGGGTCTTGCAGGCGGTCTAAATGGGATGAACAGCTCCGCCATGATAGACGGTGCAGAATTTGATGGTGCAAAAGCTTACAAGGACAGCAAGGTCTGCAACATGCTCACAATGCAAGAATTCCACCGTCGATACCACGAGGAAACTGGGATCACATTTGCATCCTTGTACCCAGGCTGCATTGCCACAACTGGTTTGTTTAGGGAGCATATTCCCCTCTTCAGGACCCTCTTCCCACCATTCCAAAAGTACATCACCAAGGGCTATGTGTCTGAAGCAGAATCCGGAAAGCGATTGGCACAG GTTGTGAGTGAACCAAGCCTGACCAAATCAGGTGTCTACTGGAGCTGGAACAAGGACTCTGCCTCATTCGAAAACCAGTTGTCTGAAGAAGCTAGTGATGTAGAGAAGGCTCGTAAAGTATGGGAAGTGAGTGAGAAGCTTGTTGGTTTGGCCTAA